One Marmota flaviventris isolate mMarFla1 chromosome 17, mMarFla1.hap1, whole genome shotgun sequence genomic window, GACATCCACCTGTGAACGGGAAATCTGGACGCAGACCCTCACTCCAAATGTCCGCGACATGACTCGGACCTCGGAGGCAGGAGAGGAGCCAGAACTGTGCAACCCGTAGAGGAGGCAGGACACCACATGGCCCTGGGGGCGGCCACGGGGCTTAGATGCAACCCGAGGCCCGGATCCCGAGGGAGGTGCTGGATGAGCTGGACTTGGGTCCGTCTAAGCATCGCTGCCCTGTGAAAGATGCTGCTCAGAACGGATGAGGAGCCGGCTCTGGAGGAAGTATTGCAGGGGAGGATGGGGTGGGAAGGGCtctgctcacacacacacacacacgaacacacacacgaacacacacacagagcccttaaAACCCAGCATAGGAAAGCAAACGACCCAGCGCAGAGACCAGCGAAGGCCCGAAGGCACACCGCACCCGAGAGAGGTACAGCTCGCGCCCCCAGCCGCCCAGCTGCAGCCCGGACCCAGCGACCTTAGACAGAGGCCCCCTGGGGGTCCGCACCCTGGCTGGCCGCCGTGGGAGGTTGTGGCCACACCACCATCTGAGGAGCAGGCCTGACCAGCAAGGGTCTGCCCGACCGCCTGCCTGACCTTGGCTCCAGAGCCGAGTACACCTACTGTGGTCGACAGGCGTCAGGTGCTGCGGTGAGGGAGAGCCGTCCTGAGAAGCTGGGCACACCCCACGCCTGGCCGACACCAGgggcctctcagcaggcgacccAGCAGTGGAGCCCTTGCTGTGGGCCCAACCGAGAGGAAGGCGCGTCCACACACCTGCAGAGTTTGCGCCCAGCGGCTCTGAGGTGCCTGGGCAGCCTGGGCAGCTGAGAGGGGCTGTCTGTGCACGTGAGGGGTGGTCCCTCCCGTCACCGAGGTGTCCCTCGGCTGATCTGAAATGGTCGCGTGTCTGGCGGGTTCCACGGTGACTGTGAGGCCTGGATCTGGGCATCTGTGCGTGGGGAGGAGGCGCCCGTGGCCGCCCCGCACTGCTGGCCGGGTCTGCCGTGACCCCGACACTGACCTGGGCACTGCACCCCAGGCGTGCGTTCAGAGAGCCCGTGGGAGAACGCCACAGACGACCCGGAAGGGAAACTGGCCTCGACTGCAGCCAACTGTCGCGGGCCTTTCCCAGGTCCACAAGGAACTGGAATCGGCGGCTTCCGAACGCCACCCACCCGAGGCCGTGGGCCCAGGACTGGGCGTCCCCCGCAGGGACGGAGCCACAGGCCCTGCCGACGCCAGGCCAGTCCGGGGAGCGCGGGGCtggctgtgggcaggtggggcagcAGCGCCGGCCGGGCCCTGCGGGGGCGCCGAGCTGCACGTGGCTGGCCTGGGCCGGGGCGACGCAGCACGTTCCCTGCGCGGGGGCTGCTGGGAGATATGCAGATGAGCCCGGCCTTTATAGGCCCGCGCCGGCCTGCTCCTCCTTTCCCTGGCTGGCTGCAGGGGAGGCACCTTGGTGAGGGCACCCCGGGGAGGGAGGGTGAGGGCACCCCGGGGAGGGAGGGTGAGGGCACCGCGGGGAGGGAGGGGGGTCCCAAATCCagggtggggcggggcggggctggaTGCTGAGGGCCacgtggggcggggcggggctggaTGCTGAGGGCCACGGGGGCCATCGATCCTCGGGGCCACCATCCCGGAGGGTCCGGGCCTCTGCCTCCCCTGGGCTCCCTCCCATTTTGTAGGCCAGGCCGATGGGGCTGAGGGGGGCCCCGAAGGGACCCCTGAGGGGACGGGGTGGCCGAGGGACTCCAGTCCCGTGTTGGGCAGGCCGAGCGGAGGTGGTCTGGGGGCCTGCCTGAACCCCGACACCCCCCAGGCCTGCGGGCCCCAGCTTTCTGCCCCAGGGTTGCCTGACCCCACCTGCCTTGCCTTCCCAGCTCCAGACACGACACAGGGTTCAGCTGCAGAAGCTTCTAGAAGTTCTGACCCCAGTCTCTGCAACTGCCAGCTGAATTGGGACCCCGATCTTCCACCCACGCcacacccccaactcctcctctcgctctgcctccctgcccccagcccctcctgcctgccccagcACCTCCCTGGCCCCCAGCCTGTGGGCCTGCTCCCCTGAGAGCCCAGGGAGGGCCCCTGCTGCCCACCTGCAGAAGGCGGGCGGTGTGGCCATGTGCCCCCCGGTCAGCGTGCGCCAAGGGAGGGAGGGCATGTCCTGCCTCTACGCATCCTGGCTGTACCAGATACAGCATGGAGACGAGCTGAGCGTCTGCTTTGCCTGCTTCAAGGTCGCCTTCCTGGACCTCAAAGACATGCTGGAGTCGGAAGACTGGGAAGATGAGGACTGGGACCCCGAGACTGCGGAGCTCCTGGAGGCAGGGCCTGAGCAGGAGGGGTCCCCGGGGCAGCCTGGGCAGGGGGGCGCCGAGCCCTGGGGGCCTGGGGCCCTGGCGTCACCACCAGCGGGGTCAGAAGAGGTGGGCCTGGACCCCCTGTTTGTGCCCACCGAGCTGGGGCCCCAGAACGCGGTGCCCCTGGGCCTGGGCCCCGAGGACGCCGACTggacccaggccctgccctggagGTTCGAGGGGCTGCCCCCATGCTCACACTGGCCACGCCCCCCTTCTCCGTGGCAGAACTTCCTGGGTGCAGACCTGCCCCCCGGGGAGCCCATGGTGCTGGAGCTGGGTACCAGCCGGCCCGTGGAGCCCGAGGCGGCcgaggcctggctcctgggcctgcAGGTGGTGTCCATGGTGGGCTGCCAGGATGCTGTCTACCTTCGGAAGATGGTTCCGGGCTGGGCCCTGCAGACCCCGGGCCAGCGCTGGAAACTGCTGCTGGAGCCCGGGGAGGTGTGGGTGGTGAGGCTCCAGAACCCGTCCCAGCAGCAGGACCTGCACCGCTGGGAGCTGAGTGTCCTGGAGAGGGCGGGGCCAGGCGCGGAGCTGGTGCCCGCAGACTGTGCCCTGCAGAAGAGGGGCTTCACCATCGTCTCCTACTCACCCTGCAGCCAGAGGGAGGCGGAGGAGGGGGCCTCGGCCTCGAAGCCACGGTCCTGCCCCCAAGGACAGGACGCCAGCACTGCCGAGCCCTGGAGCGGCGTGCCCGAGAGGCCCGGGGAGAGCCTGGCTGTGGTGGGAGCCTCTGTCCTGGGGGAGCTGCCCTGCTTCCAGCCCTTCAGGCCTGGGCCCCAGAACTGAGGGCCTGGGGCCCTTGTCCTGGCTGCTCACCTGGGGGGCCGGGCCGTGGGGGCCCCAAGGGAAGGTCAGGGACGTTCACGGACTCATCGCAGCAGTTACCTGCCTGTCAGTTGACTGTCACCATCACCTGCCTTCGGAACGCAGCACTGACCGTCATTGTTCCCGGGAGAAAGGTCAACTGCCCCTGATGCGGGAGCAGGTCCCAGAACCGTGCCTGGCTGTGAGGAGGGACGCCAGGGGTGAGACCCCCAGAGACGCGGGCGACCAGGACATGTCTTGGATCGCGTGGGAGGGGTCCTGGACGTCCTGCGGGGCCCTGACTGCAGCACTGGGGTCTAGTCTGCCGTGGGAGGAGATCGGGTGGTGAATGCTGGGCACCGGGGCCTTTGGCCTGCCGATTCCTGTTCTTCTGCGTGTTGTTTGGTTTCAATAAAGTCACAGAGCTCTGCTTTGCGCCCTGCGTGGTCTCCCCTCGGCAGTCCTTACGGGCCCAAGGAGTCCCCAGTGTCCGAGCCAGGCCCCACCCCGCCCAGGGCCAGGAGGGGACACAGCTCAGGGCGCTGGCTCAGCCTCACGAGGGCAGTTCGTGCCACAGGGGTTCAGCCATGCTGTGAGTCAAGCCCACATGCAGATGGCCACCTAAACCAGGAGGCCCCGAGTTCGACGTGAGCGTGTCTCACAACTGCGTGCCCCAGAAGGTACACCAACCTTGGGGCAGACCAGGTGTGAGGGGTGTAGGGGTGAGATGGGCACACGCTTCCGCCCTGGGGGCTCTGCGCAGGTGAGGTGGCAGCCTGGGGGTCGGGAGCCTGGTGCGGGGGACGTTGGGGGTGTGGGTGCCTCCTCCTGCAGGGGACGGTCTGGAGCGTCCCAGCTCCTCTGCTGGCTGTCCCAGGCTGGATGGTCAGCGGGGCATGACCCCAGGGCTTCCTGCCGGGTCAGTCAAGGCAGCAGTGGGGCCTGGCGTCCAGCGTCCAGGGCCGCCTCTCATGCCCCTTCCGGCAGCGTCTGGGTCTTGGATCGGGAAGGTTTCTGATGCCAGTGCTGGAGAAGAGGCCGCCACTCCCCCTGAGGTGCCCCGCCACCCTAGGAGCTCTCGGTGACTGGGAGCCCGTGGGCCACCTGCACCTGGTCCTGCTCCCAGGCAGCCTCAGCAGGGTCTCGGAGCTTCTGCTCGAGTGGTGCTGCGGCAGCTCGCGGATCAGGAGGGGCAGCCCTGCCCCTGAGCCGCCCCCAGCTCTTCTTAAACACCACGTCACAAGTTAGGGTGAGGGAGATCAAATCCAACGCATTTCCCAAAGTGACAGGACTGCCCTGTgaccagcaatcccactcctacGCCTAGACCCTAAAGAGCTGGAGACACTACGGGCGAGCTCACAGCAGCACCGTCCGTGCTGACCGGCCCGAGGGGGAAGCCGCTCTCTGCCGTCCAGGAATGGGTGGCCAGCGTGGCGGCCCTGGCCTCAGAACAGTACTCAGCcgcaggaggaagggagaagggccCGGGCCACACAGACCCACCTCCACGGCACGCTGCCGCAAGGAGCCCGTCACCAGAGAAGGAGTACCTGAGCCGTTGGGGTGCAAGACTCAGAATGGGCAAATCCAGAGCAGGGGGCGGCTCCCGGGGGCTGGACAGGGCTTGGGCCTCCCTCCTGGGTGAAGGAAGCAATCAGAAGCCAGGTAGCCGGCTCGGTGGCACGTCTGTGGATTCACTAAGTGCCACTGCACTTCACTTCAAATGGTTGTTACTTGAAATTCACCTGAATTTTAAACAATCAGCTGCAAAGGTTCTAGCACAGGGGCCCAGAGCAGGCACACCTGGCTCCCTTCACAGAGCGCTGCGCTGAGACCCCGCTGGAGGGCCTCCCCTCCAGGGCAAAGCAGCCACTGCCACCCGGCCACACCCCAGCGCAGGGCCACCTGCTCTCCACTCTGAAGCTGCCACAGAGGATCAAGCTCCTTTGCATCTCGGTCTGGGCAGGCCGCTCAGGGGGAGACTCTAAATAGCACTAGAACCCCTGCAGCTTGTCACAGGTCCACCGGGAGCCCCGTGTCTCATCAGGGGGGCTGCTGCTCGCCCCGTGAAGGCAGACCTGGAGTGGGCCTGTAAGGGACCAGGTCCCGGGTCTGGACAAGTGAGGGACAgacagggcggggggggggggtgctggggcgGGGCGAAGAAGCATGAGAGATGCTGAGGGTGTGCAGAGTCCATCCCCAGGCGCATTCCAGAAAGATCTACAGAGAGCCTGCCGTGTGCTGGCAGCTCCTGGCCCTGGGAAAGGCGGAGGTGGGCACTGCAGGCCCCGGGACTCTGTGTGCTCTCACCCACCGTGGCTCCTTCAGTTGCAGCAGTAGCTCCTGCCTGTCGGGCAGGGTCCTGTGTCCTTTGGTCCAGTTGTCTCCGGGAGCCTGGAGGTTGGTCCTGGACACCTCTCTCTTGCTCGAGTGGATCAGAGCCGGTGATCAGCATCAGCCTTGGCTGCCATGTTGCCAGCCACAGTCTGGCCTGATGCTCCTGCTGGCCACAGAGGCCAGCCCTGGCTGTCGTGCTCCAGGAGGACTGCTGAGCCGCGGCCTCCTTCCCAGGGCCTGGGGGATCCTCTGTGGTTGAGCTTTCAGTTCTGCGATGGCACTTGGACTCTGAGACCCAGACCCAGGGCACATGGTCACCCTTAGATTCCAGGTCTGACACTTCAAAGGAGGCCAGCCCAGGAGGACTGGGGTCCACACTCAGACCATCTCCCTGGGGCATGGTCACAGCTCAGCTGACCAAGCAGGTGTGAAAGGGTCACTTTTCCACACATCTTTGAACTACGTATCCCAGgtcagagccaggtgcagtgacacgtctgtaatcccagcaactcgggaggctgaagcaggaggatttcctagtacaaggccagcctcagcaacttgagatGTGAAGTTGTGTGATCCTGAACTGAGGCCTTTTTCTAAGGTCATTCAGCCTTCACGTGACCCGGGTGACTAGGGAGGCTTCAGTGTTGGACTCCTGGCACCTCCCTCCCAGGTTGGAGGCTCCCGGAGGTCAATCTTGAGAGAAGTCTGTAGTCCTGGGTAGTTGTGTCCCCTGCATCTCAGAAGTCCAGAGCTCAGGCCTCCTGGGTCGGGAGCACACCGAATCCATCTGCTCCCGCCAGCTTCAGCGCCTGGCTCAGCTGGGGCCGCCCCGGTGTCTGAGACTGTCCTCTGGTTGATTTCCCCCCCCCATCTGGAAAGCTGTTTGATTGATGTCATTGTCTGTCCAGCTGCCTCTCAGATCCGGGGGCTTTGGGGAACAGGATTGGGGAAGTTCTACAACCTGGACCCAGAGACGGGAACATTCGCCACAGCACCAAGAGCAGCATCTCCTGGAGGAGCAGAGTGGACTTGGCTCTGGCCAGCACGTCCTCACCACCTCCTTCCCTCAGGCTGTGGGAGGGCCCCCAGGCGGCCGACACCAGTAGGCTGGCCATTTCTGCACAAGGTGGTCCCTGCTCTGCGGTCTGTCGTGGGCAGTGCAGCCGAGCTGTCCCCTCAGTCTTGCTCTCACTGGTCATCTTTCCCAATGTCCACCACAGACCATTCTGTGCACCTGCCCCCGTGCCCAGCAGCTGGGTGGACTCCAGTCTCTGAGCACCAGCAGAGGCAGGTCCTGGACAAGGTGTCCTCTGTGACAAAGCCGAAGGCTGGATGGGCCCCTCCAAAGCCGCCCAGGAACCAGCCTCTGCCTGCAGCTCTCTTTAAGGATCCAGTAGCCCAGGTGGAAAGAGTCCTTCGAGACAGCTTATCTTCCCAAACGTGAGGAGTCCATTAGGCTCAGAGCAGAGCTTCCGGAGCCGCGTTTGTGGAAACGGGCCTCACGGTGATGACTTAGGATTGAGTGGGACACAAGTGGATCAGGTGTGCCAGGTGACTTGTGCAGAGCACAGCAGGTGTGGGGGGTCCTACGGGTACAGTCCAAGCCAACATTCCCCAACCAGCCTCTCGGGCACCACTGGCCATGTCTGGGCACACGCAGGTCCAGGCCAAGGTCATCTCATAGGCAAGGCTTCCCAGCTGACCCTCTGCACCAGCACCTTCAGGCCTGAGCTCCTTCCCTCCTtgcccctccctgtccctcccttccctgccctgGCTCTCAGGGCAGCCCACATCCCCCACGTCCATAGGGTCTGTTCAGCATCCACCCTGAATGGATGTCCATCCTTCCTGTGGGATACAAATTGACAGACATGACCCTATGGCTGATGGCTCTGTGGGATGTCATGAACAAGGGACAAGGGACCACGGCCACACCAGAAGCACAGGGCATGGCCAGTTGCCTTGGGCCAGTGTTGTCCTGGACCACATGTGTCCAGTCCATGACTCTTTGGGCTCCTGTCAGGCTTGGATGTCTAAGTGCTGGCCCTGGGCAGGCCGGGCCCCTGGAGGCTTCTGTGTGTGACCTGAGACTCTCCAGGATAGCAAGCTGAACAGGGAGGTCAGGGAGGGACAGGTCTCTGTGGTGGGTACAGCAGGGCTTCCTGCTGTGCGGGAGACGGACCCTCCTGCACCAAGAGCCCGGGGGGCAGTGGGATCCTGGGGCCTCAGGTTCCCTGTGGCTGGCCCTGTACCCCCAGACCAGAAGCCCTCTGCTCCCTGCTGACTGAGGGCAGAGTCTAGCTGGGGCCTTGAGGAGTTGTGGGGGGGCATGGATTTCCAGGGTACTTGGGAGGTCAGATGGCTCCGTGCAGAGGCAGGGGTGGCACAGAGGAGGCAGGGGTGGCACACAGGAGGAGGTGAGAGGTGGGCAGGGAAGCCACTCCGGCCAGGCTAAGTTGGGTGGGGCCTGGGGCTGAGGGTCTGAGCAGAAGGGAGCTCCTGGGTCACCTTCCTTCTCTGAGGCGCAGGGACTGCAGGCCTCTAGGGTGTCAGGAGGGATGGGTCAGCACCTCCCCAAGGTCCTTCCCCTGGACATTGGGATTCCCTTCTCCTGCTCACACCAACCGGGCCATTAGCATGGGCCACGTGGTTCACCTGACCAGGAATCATGCACCTCTAGGCGGGTAGGTGAGACATGGAGGGGCTGAGCCCCACTAAGGTCCCACACATGGTGCAGAACAGCCCAAAGATTGGTCCCCCTCGCCTGTCTCCATCCCTGGCATCCCGCCAAGAGCAGCACCGTGAAGACCAGGAAGGGCCACCAAGGAGACCCAGAGCTGGACACTCTGCTGTCTTTGGCCTTGTACTTCTTCCCTGAACTGTGGGTGGAGCCGCAATGCATCCGGGGTCCTGATAGGGTGGGAGGCTGCCTTACCCAGCaagaacaattatttttaattttcatttgctctttttagacATGCCTGACAATAGAGTGTTTCTCGACATGTTACACGTACGTGCCGTGTGACTCACTCTAGTGGGATCCGTTCTGGCAGTTGTGCGTGACGTGCCGTCTCAGTGGTCGTGTATTCACATTCGGGCATGGGAAAGTGAGGTccgttcattctactgtctctcctgttcccacccctctcccttcccttcattccccttttgtGTAATCAAGGAATggctccattccctggggctggaggtgaggcaggacatcatggtggaagattgTGATGGAGGAAACCAGTTGGGAACATGGCACCAAGGAGCTCAACTCAGCTCCAAAACACAAACTCCCCTCTCTGCCTTACTGTGTATTAACATCTGCGCATCAGAACATTCAGCCTCTGATTctggggggttggcttatttcacttagcatcgaT contains:
- the Tex19 gene encoding testis-expressed protein 19 gives rise to the protein MCPPVSVRQGREGMSCLYASWLYQIQHGDELSVCFACFKVAFLDLKDMLESEDWEDEDWDPETAELLEAGPEQEGSPGQPGQGGAEPWGPGALASPPAGSEEVGLDPLFVPTELGPQNAVPLGLGPEDADWTQALPWRFEGLPPCSHWPRPPSPWQNFLGADLPPGEPMVLELGTSRPVEPEAAEAWLLGLQVVSMVGCQDAVYLRKMVPGWALQTPGQRWKLLLEPGEVWVVRLQNPSQQQDLHRWELSVLERAGPGAELVPADCALQKRGFTIVSYSPCSQREAEEGASASKPRSCPQGQDASTAEPWSGVPERPGESLAVVGASVLGELPCFQPFRPGPQN